From Phycodurus eques isolate BA_2022a chromosome 1, UOR_Pequ_1.1, whole genome shotgun sequence, one genomic window encodes:
- the LOC133413599 gene encoding uncharacterized protein LOC133413599 isoform X1 — MADSEGANLEDPPYKNLLLLGAIAAASAFVVTILIVLVCVGCQRKSKSKHPSAGEKGTSVNMQGTLRHPKLNSMSKSDTRLHEINRFPCNGNSVSKSRPASMDLLLLHSRRSQSDLTPSQGRRLPQIPTGPQGSGQGGEGDTGGDGGGGEARDHTYTEVGLRNNPTPTHGLDDGLYESVSVREGDAGPKATAGPPPTSTNTPTSVRATQSPPAQVNGAHNGNGNGGRGNGNTNGTMAGKTNGASGVTRSPLSSVNSLAIQEPIAAEYASIRKFRKVDKTNRKENNGADSQSDQSSVSDSPSAPAPQLHRSQEFPRKPLEPFHLHSFPKEPVFMGNGEQYIWKPPEDDDIITLHPPPHRIENGQGHPSPPTAKEIADTYSIVCKTQKKKTPMESNGAKTLPRSFGGERGKGRGRGVQAQARSQEEPCYEPTGDRAWPACAAAESDPAYATVDSHRKREQAAAGNSAAGGTATLKRKKQQAPPAAPQGSASNPLPVRGLPGGENFYETIGDVKGGNSSSTTTIFTFNDGMEMYVTGL, encoded by the exons ATGGCTGACAGCGAAGGGGCAAACCTTGAGGACCCTCCCTACAAAAACCTGCTGCTCCTGGGGGCCATCGCAGCGGCGTCGGCCTTCGTGGTCACCATCCTCATCGTTCTCGTCTGCGTGGGCTGCCAAAG AAAAAGCAAGAGCAAGCACCCTTCAGCTGGAGAGAAAGGGACATCTGTAAATATG CAGGGTACCCTTCGACATCCAAAACTGAATTCCATGAGCAAATCGGACACCAGGCTGCATGAGATCAATCGCTTTCCTTGCAACGGAAACT CAGTTAGTAAGAGCCGCCCGGCCAGCATGGACCTCCTGCTCCTCCACAGTCGGCGCTCTCAGAGCGACCTGACGCCTTCCCAGGGGCGCCGGCTTCCACAGATCCCCACCGGCCCCCAGGGATCCGGCCAAGGGGGGGAAGGGGACACGGGAGGAGACGGGGGAGGAGGAGAAGCCAGAGACCACACTTACACCGAGGTGGGCCTGCGAAATAACCCGACCCCGACGCACGGCTTGGACGACGGCCTGTATGAGAGCGTCAGTGTCCGGGAAGGGGACGCAGGCCCCAAAGCAACCGCAGGCCCTCCGCCGACATCAACGAACACTCCAACTTCAGTCAGGGCCACCCAAAGCCCGCCTGCTCAGGTCAACGGAGCCCACAATGGCAACGGAAAT GGTGGCAGAGGGAACGGCAACACAAACGGGACAATGGCAGGGAAAACTAACGGGGCGAGCGGGGTTACCAGGTCCCCCCTGTCCTCAGTCAACTCCCTGGCCATCCAAGAACCTATTGCAGCCGAGTACGCTTCAATTCGCAAGTTCAGAAAG GTTGACAAGACAAACAGGAAGGAAAATAACGGAGCCGACAGCCAGTCAGACCAATCGAGCGTGAGCGACTCGCCCTCAGCTCCTGCTCCGCAACTACATCGCAGTCAGGAGTTTCCACGAAAACCCCTGGAGCCGTTTCACCTGCACTCTTTCCCAAAG GAGCCGGTGTTCATGGGCAACGGTGAGCAGTACATCTGGAAGCCACCAGAGGATGATGATATCATCACTTTGCACCCACCTCCACACCGCATCGAGAACGGACAGGGGCACCCGTCGCCGCCAACTGCGAAGGAG ATTGCAGACACCTACTCCATCGTGTGCAAAACTCAGAAGAAAAAGACTCCCATGGAAAGCAATGGAGCAAAGACCCTTCCGCGCTCATTTGGTGGCGAGAGAGGAAAGGGCCGAGGCCGAGGGGTCCAGGCCCAGGCCCGCTCCCAGGAGGAGCCGTGCTACGAGCCGACGGGAGACAGGGCCTGGCCCGCGTGCGCGGCAGCCGAGTCCGACCCCGCGTACGCCACCGTTGACAGCCACCGTAAACGTGAACAGGCCGCCGCTGGTAATAGCGCGGCCGGTGGTACTGCCACACTTAAGAGGAAGAAGCAACAGGCACCGCCAGCTGCACCTCAGGGCTCAGCTTCCAACCCCCTGCCTGTTCGAGGCCTGCCCGGGGGAGAGAACTTCTATGAGACCATCGGCGATGTGAAAGGAGGAAATAGCTCCAGCACCACCACCATCTTCACATTCAATGACGGGATGGAGATGTATGTCACCGGCCTGTAG
- the LOC133413599 gene encoding uncharacterized protein LOC133413599 isoform X3: MADSEGANLEDPPYKNLLLLGAIAAASAFVVTILIVLVCVGCQRKSKSKHPSAGEKGTSVNMGTLRHPKLNSMSKSDTRLHEINRFPCNGNSVSKSRPASMDLLLLHSRRSQSDLTPSQGRRLPQIPTGPQGSGQGGEGDTGGDGGGGEARDHTYTEVGLRNNPTPTHGLDDGLYESVSVREGDAGPKATAGPPPTSTNTPTSVRATQSPPAQVNGAHNGNGNGGRGNGNTNGTMAGKTNGASGVTRSPLSSVNSLAIQEPIAAEYASIRKFRKVDKTNRKENNGADSQSDQSSVSDSPSAPAPQLHRSQEFPRKPLEPFHLHSFPKEPVFMGNGEQYIWKPPEDDDIITLHPPPHRIENGQGHPSPPTAKEIADTYSIVCKTQKKKTPMESNGAKTLPRSFGGERGKGRGRGVQAQARSQEEPCYEPTGDRAWPACAAAESDPAYATVDSHRKREQAAAGNSAAGGTATLKRKKQQAPPAAPQGSASNPLPVRGLPGGENFYETIGDVKGGNSSSTTTIFTFNDGMEMYVTGL, from the exons ATGGCTGACAGCGAAGGGGCAAACCTTGAGGACCCTCCCTACAAAAACCTGCTGCTCCTGGGGGCCATCGCAGCGGCGTCGGCCTTCGTGGTCACCATCCTCATCGTTCTCGTCTGCGTGGGCTGCCAAAG AAAAAGCAAGAGCAAGCACCCTTCAGCTGGAGAGAAAGGGACATCTGTAAATATG GGTACCCTTCGACATCCAAAACTGAATTCCATGAGCAAATCGGACACCAGGCTGCATGAGATCAATCGCTTTCCTTGCAACGGAAACT CAGTTAGTAAGAGCCGCCCGGCCAGCATGGACCTCCTGCTCCTCCACAGTCGGCGCTCTCAGAGCGACCTGACGCCTTCCCAGGGGCGCCGGCTTCCACAGATCCCCACCGGCCCCCAGGGATCCGGCCAAGGGGGGGAAGGGGACACGGGAGGAGACGGGGGAGGAGGAGAAGCCAGAGACCACACTTACACCGAGGTGGGCCTGCGAAATAACCCGACCCCGACGCACGGCTTGGACGACGGCCTGTATGAGAGCGTCAGTGTCCGGGAAGGGGACGCAGGCCCCAAAGCAACCGCAGGCCCTCCGCCGACATCAACGAACACTCCAACTTCAGTCAGGGCCACCCAAAGCCCGCCTGCTCAGGTCAACGGAGCCCACAATGGCAACGGAAAT GGTGGCAGAGGGAACGGCAACACAAACGGGACAATGGCAGGGAAAACTAACGGGGCGAGCGGGGTTACCAGGTCCCCCCTGTCCTCAGTCAACTCCCTGGCCATCCAAGAACCTATTGCAGCCGAGTACGCTTCAATTCGCAAGTTCAGAAAG GTTGACAAGACAAACAGGAAGGAAAATAACGGAGCCGACAGCCAGTCAGACCAATCGAGCGTGAGCGACTCGCCCTCAGCTCCTGCTCCGCAACTACATCGCAGTCAGGAGTTTCCACGAAAACCCCTGGAGCCGTTTCACCTGCACTCTTTCCCAAAG GAGCCGGTGTTCATGGGCAACGGTGAGCAGTACATCTGGAAGCCACCAGAGGATGATGATATCATCACTTTGCACCCACCTCCACACCGCATCGAGAACGGACAGGGGCACCCGTCGCCGCCAACTGCGAAGGAG ATTGCAGACACCTACTCCATCGTGTGCAAAACTCAGAAGAAAAAGACTCCCATGGAAAGCAATGGAGCAAAGACCCTTCCGCGCTCATTTGGTGGCGAGAGAGGAAAGGGCCGAGGCCGAGGGGTCCAGGCCCAGGCCCGCTCCCAGGAGGAGCCGTGCTACGAGCCGACGGGAGACAGGGCCTGGCCCGCGTGCGCGGCAGCCGAGTCCGACCCCGCGTACGCCACCGTTGACAGCCACCGTAAACGTGAACAGGCCGCCGCTGGTAATAGCGCGGCCGGTGGTACTGCCACACTTAAGAGGAAGAAGCAACAGGCACCGCCAGCTGCACCTCAGGGCTCAGCTTCCAACCCCCTGCCTGTTCGAGGCCTGCCCGGGGGAGAGAACTTCTATGAGACCATCGGCGATGTGAAAGGAGGAAATAGCTCCAGCACCACCACCATCTTCACATTCAATGACGGGATGGAGATGTATGTCACCGGCCTGTAG
- the LOC133413599 gene encoding uncharacterized protein LOC133413599 isoform X2, which produces MADSEGANLEDPPYKNLLLLGAIAAASAFVVTILIVLVCVGCQRKSKSKHPSAGEKGTSVNMQGTLRHPKLNSMSKSDTRLHEINRFPCNGNFSKSRPASMDLLLLHSRRSQSDLTPSQGRRLPQIPTGPQGSGQGGEGDTGGDGGGGEARDHTYTEVGLRNNPTPTHGLDDGLYESVSVREGDAGPKATAGPPPTSTNTPTSVRATQSPPAQVNGAHNGNGNGGRGNGNTNGTMAGKTNGASGVTRSPLSSVNSLAIQEPIAAEYASIRKFRKVDKTNRKENNGADSQSDQSSVSDSPSAPAPQLHRSQEFPRKPLEPFHLHSFPKEPVFMGNGEQYIWKPPEDDDIITLHPPPHRIENGQGHPSPPTAKEIADTYSIVCKTQKKKTPMESNGAKTLPRSFGGERGKGRGRGVQAQARSQEEPCYEPTGDRAWPACAAAESDPAYATVDSHRKREQAAAGNSAAGGTATLKRKKQQAPPAAPQGSASNPLPVRGLPGGENFYETIGDVKGGNSSSTTTIFTFNDGMEMYVTGL; this is translated from the exons ATGGCTGACAGCGAAGGGGCAAACCTTGAGGACCCTCCCTACAAAAACCTGCTGCTCCTGGGGGCCATCGCAGCGGCGTCGGCCTTCGTGGTCACCATCCTCATCGTTCTCGTCTGCGTGGGCTGCCAAAG AAAAAGCAAGAGCAAGCACCCTTCAGCTGGAGAGAAAGGGACATCTGTAAATATG CAGGGTACCCTTCGACATCCAAAACTGAATTCCATGAGCAAATCGGACACCAGGCTGCATGAGATCAATCGCTTTCCTTGCAACGGAAACT TTAGTAAGAGCCGCCCGGCCAGCATGGACCTCCTGCTCCTCCACAGTCGGCGCTCTCAGAGCGACCTGACGCCTTCCCAGGGGCGCCGGCTTCCACAGATCCCCACCGGCCCCCAGGGATCCGGCCAAGGGGGGGAAGGGGACACGGGAGGAGACGGGGGAGGAGGAGAAGCCAGAGACCACACTTACACCGAGGTGGGCCTGCGAAATAACCCGACCCCGACGCACGGCTTGGACGACGGCCTGTATGAGAGCGTCAGTGTCCGGGAAGGGGACGCAGGCCCCAAAGCAACCGCAGGCCCTCCGCCGACATCAACGAACACTCCAACTTCAGTCAGGGCCACCCAAAGCCCGCCTGCTCAGGTCAACGGAGCCCACAATGGCAACGGAAAT GGTGGCAGAGGGAACGGCAACACAAACGGGACAATGGCAGGGAAAACTAACGGGGCGAGCGGGGTTACCAGGTCCCCCCTGTCCTCAGTCAACTCCCTGGCCATCCAAGAACCTATTGCAGCCGAGTACGCTTCAATTCGCAAGTTCAGAAAG GTTGACAAGACAAACAGGAAGGAAAATAACGGAGCCGACAGCCAGTCAGACCAATCGAGCGTGAGCGACTCGCCCTCAGCTCCTGCTCCGCAACTACATCGCAGTCAGGAGTTTCCACGAAAACCCCTGGAGCCGTTTCACCTGCACTCTTTCCCAAAG GAGCCGGTGTTCATGGGCAACGGTGAGCAGTACATCTGGAAGCCACCAGAGGATGATGATATCATCACTTTGCACCCACCTCCACACCGCATCGAGAACGGACAGGGGCACCCGTCGCCGCCAACTGCGAAGGAG ATTGCAGACACCTACTCCATCGTGTGCAAAACTCAGAAGAAAAAGACTCCCATGGAAAGCAATGGAGCAAAGACCCTTCCGCGCTCATTTGGTGGCGAGAGAGGAAAGGGCCGAGGCCGAGGGGTCCAGGCCCAGGCCCGCTCCCAGGAGGAGCCGTGCTACGAGCCGACGGGAGACAGGGCCTGGCCCGCGTGCGCGGCAGCCGAGTCCGACCCCGCGTACGCCACCGTTGACAGCCACCGTAAACGTGAACAGGCCGCCGCTGGTAATAGCGCGGCCGGTGGTACTGCCACACTTAAGAGGAAGAAGCAACAGGCACCGCCAGCTGCACCTCAGGGCTCAGCTTCCAACCCCCTGCCTGTTCGAGGCCTGCCCGGGGGAGAGAACTTCTATGAGACCATCGGCGATGTGAAAGGAGGAAATAGCTCCAGCACCACCACCATCTTCACATTCAATGACGGGATGGAGATGTATGTCACCGGCCTGTAG
- the LOC133413599 gene encoding uncharacterized protein LOC133413599 isoform X4: MQGTLRHPKLNSMSKSDTRLHEINRFPCNGNSVSKSRPASMDLLLLHSRRSQSDLTPSQGRRLPQIPTGPQGSGQGGEGDTGGDGGGGEARDHTYTEVGLRNNPTPTHGLDDGLYESVSVREGDAGPKATAGPPPTSTNTPTSVRATQSPPAQVNGAHNGNGNGGRGNGNTNGTMAGKTNGASGVTRSPLSSVNSLAIQEPIAAEYASIRKFRKVDKTNRKENNGADSQSDQSSVSDSPSAPAPQLHRSQEFPRKPLEPFHLHSFPKEPVFMGNGEQYIWKPPEDDDIITLHPPPHRIENGQGHPSPPTAKEIADTYSIVCKTQKKKTPMESNGAKTLPRSFGGERGKGRGRGVQAQARSQEEPCYEPTGDRAWPACAAAESDPAYATVDSHRKREQAAAGNSAAGGTATLKRKKQQAPPAAPQGSASNPLPVRGLPGGENFYETIGDVKGGNSSSTTTIFTFNDGMEMYVTGL, translated from the exons ATG CAGGGTACCCTTCGACATCCAAAACTGAATTCCATGAGCAAATCGGACACCAGGCTGCATGAGATCAATCGCTTTCCTTGCAACGGAAACT CAGTTAGTAAGAGCCGCCCGGCCAGCATGGACCTCCTGCTCCTCCACAGTCGGCGCTCTCAGAGCGACCTGACGCCTTCCCAGGGGCGCCGGCTTCCACAGATCCCCACCGGCCCCCAGGGATCCGGCCAAGGGGGGGAAGGGGACACGGGAGGAGACGGGGGAGGAGGAGAAGCCAGAGACCACACTTACACCGAGGTGGGCCTGCGAAATAACCCGACCCCGACGCACGGCTTGGACGACGGCCTGTATGAGAGCGTCAGTGTCCGGGAAGGGGACGCAGGCCCCAAAGCAACCGCAGGCCCTCCGCCGACATCAACGAACACTCCAACTTCAGTCAGGGCCACCCAAAGCCCGCCTGCTCAGGTCAACGGAGCCCACAATGGCAACGGAAAT GGTGGCAGAGGGAACGGCAACACAAACGGGACAATGGCAGGGAAAACTAACGGGGCGAGCGGGGTTACCAGGTCCCCCCTGTCCTCAGTCAACTCCCTGGCCATCCAAGAACCTATTGCAGCCGAGTACGCTTCAATTCGCAAGTTCAGAAAG GTTGACAAGACAAACAGGAAGGAAAATAACGGAGCCGACAGCCAGTCAGACCAATCGAGCGTGAGCGACTCGCCCTCAGCTCCTGCTCCGCAACTACATCGCAGTCAGGAGTTTCCACGAAAACCCCTGGAGCCGTTTCACCTGCACTCTTTCCCAAAG GAGCCGGTGTTCATGGGCAACGGTGAGCAGTACATCTGGAAGCCACCAGAGGATGATGATATCATCACTTTGCACCCACCTCCACACCGCATCGAGAACGGACAGGGGCACCCGTCGCCGCCAACTGCGAAGGAG ATTGCAGACACCTACTCCATCGTGTGCAAAACTCAGAAGAAAAAGACTCCCATGGAAAGCAATGGAGCAAAGACCCTTCCGCGCTCATTTGGTGGCGAGAGAGGAAAGGGCCGAGGCCGAGGGGTCCAGGCCCAGGCCCGCTCCCAGGAGGAGCCGTGCTACGAGCCGACGGGAGACAGGGCCTGGCCCGCGTGCGCGGCAGCCGAGTCCGACCCCGCGTACGCCACCGTTGACAGCCACCGTAAACGTGAACAGGCCGCCGCTGGTAATAGCGCGGCCGGTGGTACTGCCACACTTAAGAGGAAGAAGCAACAGGCACCGCCAGCTGCACCTCAGGGCTCAGCTTCCAACCCCCTGCCTGTTCGAGGCCTGCCCGGGGGAGAGAACTTCTATGAGACCATCGGCGATGTGAAAGGAGGAAATAGCTCCAGCACCACCACCATCTTCACATTCAATGACGGGATGGAGATGTATGTCACCGGCCTGTAG